From Xiphophorus couchianus chromosome 7, X_couchianus-1.0, whole genome shotgun sequence:
TATGCCATAATCTGCCTGATGCAGCAGCTGACTGTTTCACAAATCCAAAGCAGTCAACAAATTACAAAACCCCCAATCTACAAACGGCACAATTCCTACTGTAGTGCACTACAACCTCTGCCGAGTCTGTTGGATTTTTGTTACcgttttaatgttgttttgaagagaacaaaaaattgcagcaaaaacacagaagaaagaCATTCCGCTGAGCTtgttaaatcaaataaatcagaTGCAGGCTGACACACTCTCTGTGTGTGTACGTGCTGGGGTGTGCCAGTGGTATTTATTGTGAATACAGTCTCCAATCCCTCTGTGGACTTCAGCTAACCCAGAGAAACACCTGTTCGTTAACAGATTTTAGTCCCACTGGAATTCAAACacatacattttcacattttgtgactttacagccacaaacctcTGCgtttttcattgttattttatgttattgacAGACATAAAGCAGATGATCATTTTAAAGGCAAAGGAAAACGATAGAcggtttttaaatttctttcataaataaaaatctaaatgtggcatgtttttttattgagcCCTATGAGCCTTGTATAGATAGAAAACGATATGTTTGACTATTGTTTTTAAACTAGCTTGAGCACAAACAGATTAAATGGAAAGTATTAATGATATATTGTATCTCAACTAGAAATAAGTCTTTAACTGTTTGTCTTTAACCTCCAATGTTCTATAATAAACCTTTGTTGCCTTCATAGAACAGTTGGATTTTAACTGAGAGAAAATTGTTCACAGGTGGACTTAATTTACCAATTAGGCAACTTCTGAAGGTAATTAGTCCCAGAGTATTGTGTTTGAGAGTTTTAGAGAAAAGGATGCTAAACACAAATGCATTTATATAATTTCGCTTCCACATCTATGCAACActgtgtgttggtctgtcataaAATACCTCCAGCCCCctcaaaaaatacacaaaaattggtggttttaatgtgacaacaTTCCCACTATGAATTTTAAGGCACTAAAAATGGCAAAAGTCATAAACAAacaaccctttttttttcttccgtaGGCCTAACTTTGAGTCGTATGCTATAGTGCTGCACATTTTAACTCTGGCATGCTCCAGAAATATTTCTTGgatatgtgcaaaaaaaaaagcaagtccTTGACCTGCGATTGACTCCTGGCTTACCTCACTTTGTTCTCTCACCCCCCACCTTCACAAACACGCCCACAGAGTAAAAGGAGAAAGTTAAGATCTGACACATTTCTCAGGAATGCAAACTTCAGGCCCTTCTGATGCGTTCAAGTGGAACTAAGTAAAAGTACAGTAGGAGGAAGGAGCCATTGCTGAGGAAGAGATGCCCCTCCGTCCAGCCAGCTCTGCTGTAAGTGCTTTTACATCTTTCTATAGGCCTGGTGTAAAGAATCTTGCAGCACGCCATCCAAACTTTAGCCTAAAGGTAGTGCTGTTTCCTCTTACATCCTGTCCAGCCAGTCAGAAACCATGGCTTTAAAGAGAACAAAAGGCAAAGCAACCCCTTTTCTTTTGATCTCTCCTTGCAGGAGCTGATATGACTCATCTGATCAGGAGTTCCCCAGCCTCTCCTAACAGCACTGCTCAATAATAAATAACTGTAGCTCTCTTTGCACAGCATCAAGACAGCGCCAGAGAAGCTGTTTCAGATCCAGTAGCACTTCATCCAGCTGTGCAGCCCCGCAGACAGCTGCTGAGGATGGCGATGCCCTGCGGAGGCTGCCTCGTCTCCGAACAGCCTGTGTTTCACAGGGGCTGGCAGAGAGAAGGGTGTTACTGATCTGCTTCACAGCTGCAGCATCAGTCCCCACCTGAACCCCCATTCACCCCCATTCAGTGGCCTGTGTGATGTGCAATCACCTCAGATTAGCCACTCGGTTTTTATGCGTTTTATGAGAGccgtgttttaataaaatacaaaacagggCACGCGTAaagtgaaaaaattaaaaacagaaaacagattagGACGCAGCATCTGTTTGCTAAGaagaaaagctttatttttaaataatcatccTCGCCGCTACCACAGCAGTGAACTTAATTCCTATGAGGTCGTGTGTCttcggctttttttttttttttttgagcaaagACAGCCTCCACCCCGTCCCAGTGCCATAAACACAGCACTTCGATAAAGCTTAATTTACCTACCTTCGACTCAGAATGGCCTCGTATTCCGGAATGCGCGTCTGGATGCCAGTCAGTGGATGTGCGGCTGCTGCTCTGAGGCGCGTCTGTCTGAGCCGAGAGAGGCAGCTCCTTCACAAGAGCCTGGCTATTGTAGTGAGCAGGACCAGAGAGGCAGGCGGAGTGGATGTGCAATGCTCTCAAAAGAGCCACAACGAGATTTCACTCCAGACCACAAGGGGTCGTCCTTTGTGTGACTTGACGACCCTCCACGAAACAAGAAAACTTACAACACAAATATATtactatttattaattatttttttccacgtTATTTCACATTAACGGTCAATGGAGAAATTCTGTTTGCTCGACTTAAAGACATTTTGCGgcatcaaaaatctgaaaatacatataaataaaaacccaaattcatAATTAAATGGATCAGATTTCTACTTTTATAGAATTAAAAAATTGTAGATGTccccaaattaaaatattgtctaaaagttaatttataaaatgtattcgTTTCAAAAGTCAAGATACATATTATATAGATAATACAGGtgaatttcaaattttaattctgttatttttcattatgGCTTCACaactatgaaaaacaaaatttgttttttaaaaaatgtgtaatgCTCCATaagactgatttaaaaaatatatttttgagacAGGAATGTCATCCTACATGTCAATGTGCTGCAGAGTGTGTGCTCTCAGCACCGTGTTGGGTCTCCtttttgcataaattactgCATTTTTACAGAGTGGCATGTACTTATTGAAGCCAAAATCCTTTATTAGTGGCTTGCAATTCCTCTGCGTTCTTAGGTCTGGTGTCTGTCATCTTAAGAATAAAGTGCTGCATAATGCCCTGGTAGACACCTGCATGCATGACTTTGGTCTTGATAAACCAGAACTCGCCAACAGCAGATGACATGACATTGTTCCTAAAATCATCACTGGCTGTGAAAATGTCACACTGAACTTTGAGCAAATTATATTCTACGCCtctcaaaatatttcttcaaaacTCTGGAAACttaatttccaaattaaatgATAATGATTTACTTTGTCAGAAAATTGACTTTGTGAGCAACAATCCaatcatttttttcctgcttctgaGGATGCTTCTGACCGTGTCTCTGGTTCAAGAGTGTCTTAATGCTAGGACTAAAACAGTTGTAGCTATTTAAAacaaggattttaaaaaataatgaatgaacaaaaacatttaagagtaTAATGGCGCCATCTTGTAATTTTACTCAACTCCGGGAGAGGGCGGTGTTGTTATCTAGAAAAATACCTGGGGTTCAGggagtattaaaaaaaaagaaaaaccctgcACAGGTTGGGTACTATTGTATTTATACTCTCGAATTCTTCAGAATAACATTCAACATAAcctaattttatgtaaaatatagctacatttaatcatattaaaattaaatcagttaaaataaaacagtccttgagttgttgtttttttcaattactgaatgtatcaaataaaatttttgtctaattaatttttaatatatcATACTACACTCATTAATCTGCTTTATAGTATTTACAGACCTCCTGGCCATTTGAAATGTGTGCTGCAGAAGATCTCATTTTAATTAGGAAAAGAATGAGAAAGGACTCACATTTACAGCTTTTCTAGTTGTTGAAAGGTTGCAATCTTAGATAGGGGAGTTTTGTtagatttaataaattaagtatCTTTATATGAGACTAAATATGTAAATAGCCATGACTAGTGAGTTTCTTTGAAAGGCTTAATTTTTCCAGTGTTTTAGTTGAactttgaattttattaaactttaaataagcaaagtatgcaacttttatagcCTTTATACTAAAGGctataaatgaagaaatattaacactgcacatcatcataaaaacaaaatcctgataGTAAAATATAGCgatggcagcatcatcctgTGGAGATGCCAAAGAAGcccaaaataatttacatttgctTTATAGTGTATTTCAATGTCCACTCTACAACAACAGACGACCATTACAAGtctaaaataccaataaaacaacttaaaatcaattttatatTGGAAAGgtagaaaatataaactttaaatgaatgATATATGAGCTTTCTTTCTGGTCTTCATACGTTTTTTGCAGCTGATATCTGAAGCAGCTGTAGTGGAGatacagtcattttaaagaACACCTTTATGCAGATTATTATAGTAAACTATTCTACAAGTTACACAAGTGTGAACTAATATCTCTCTACTAGACGTAAAAAGAAATGGCTGCACTTTTGCGATGCTTTTAAGTTGATTAAGTACTTTATTAgttactgaaaatatattttttggtattttttatttttgctgtcatTTGTATGCAGACATATACTGCAATTTATCAACCataaattgattaaattgtATTTCAATAAACAGCTCTACTGCAAAATCCTACAAAATGACCTTATCCACAGAACAccagtgaaataattatttttattgttgttcaaaataagagtacAGTAAAGGCAAGTATGGACGGTCAGAAATTCCCCAATCAATCACTACCTAATGGTTTAtacatttcttaattaaaatattaaaacattaaattaaatcaattaatttactaatttaattttaaaaacgtATTCCTCCATTGAAGTAGTTAAAATTGGAATTAACATGTGTGTAAAATTAATTCAACAAATAGTTCTGATGCAGtgccaaaaagaaagaatttaaCTCTAATATCTGATTGGTTAATGGACACAAGCGAGATCAGCTGGGTCTTAACCCCACCCACTGAATTTGCAGTAATTGgctcaaaaggaaaataaattcattatgtGAAGCATAAccattttgttgaaataaattgtaaaaaaaattgtcatgaaatttgcaaataaaatatatattaatgagacatttatttaattacgCATGTAAAGGAATGTTCATCCTTTTACTGAGTAATATCAATGACACCATTAGTTgtgccatttatttatttatggcaCTTTTGGACCTCCATCTTTACTAACTCTAAGAATATTCATTAAGTACACTTTGCTTACAAACAATATTCAGAAAATTTCTTTAAGCCACAATCCTACAGAATTTTTCTGAAACGGTCATGCAACTCCTTAtgtgataaaaaacaaaacaaaacaaaacaacaacaataacaacaacaaaacactcagTAAATGTGCTCCTCAGTAGCGGTTAAGAACCGTGATCCTCAGACATGGTGATTTGATCCTTTCTGCCATTTCCCGTCAAACATCCAGGACATGGTTCAGGTAGGAGATGTAACAAACTGCGAGTCGCAGGATTTCAATTTTGGACAGCTTTTTATCCGGTGGGAGGGTCGGTAGAAGTTTCCTGAGCTCCGCAAAAGCCACATTAAAGGCTACTACTCGAACACGCTCCCTGGACGCATGCGCAGACCGATATTTGGCGGTTGCGCGTCTCCTGcgtctcctctcctctctggaGAGCGCACGGTCCCCTCTGTCCACCGGCATTTACCCTCGCGGAGGCTCTCCGAGTCCTTTGGTCCCCTGGTATAGTCACTTTGCTGTTGGTCAGAAATAAGGATCAGGTCATTTTCTATGGagcaagaaagttttttttattataaagaaaAGAGGCATAACTTTCTTAATGCAAGATATAACATATGAAAATGCTCTCTTTGGTTCGGAATTGTCATAACGATGTGCCGCaggcattttctttaaaattatgaatGATTTCGCAAAGAGTCTAAAAATAACTCCACCATCGCCCCTCAGCGTTGATCCTGGTTGGAGAGACCGCCGCTGTCCGAGGTGCTGAAGGGATACCGAGAGAGACTgaacaactataaaaacaaaaacaaacgaacaaaaaaCTATCCAGTACTGTAATTTGAAATTGTATTCATTTACTTATAAGGTATTGTGTATTTTCGGTAGGATCGTGAGAGGCTATGCATCTATTCAGCGATTATGGGGAGAAAGGTGGGGTagaccctggacaggtcgcgcTAGCAGGGCAATACAGAGAAACATAATCACATTGACGCACAATGACGGTATGGCTTAAAGTAATCAATTAGCCTAactgtcatatttttttgtgggggaAGAGGGGCTGCaagaggaagccagagtacctggagagaaccacACTGGGGGAGATAATGCCAACTTTGTGAGGAAAAATTCCAACTGAGCCaaagcacaacaacaacaacaacaacaaacaaatatttgttttcttgccAAAGATGACTAAGAGATCAATTCAAAAGTTAGGATCTTAAGATAATTATTCAGATGTACTTATCTACTTAAGggtcttaaattaaaatgaaaacaaactcacCTGATACATTCAAGAGTCCAGTTCTAAATGGctggagaaaagtaaaaaaaagaaaaaaaagaagtttagtCAGAAACACCAAACCACATTCCCATGTTTTGCATGATGCTTGaagttaaagagaaaatgttagGATTAAGATGTAATTGAGGACCTGGGAAGCAAACCTCCTCATCTTGTTCCATCTCCTCTGACAGTCGTCTGCTTTTTTCTGCAGCCTCTCTTTCTGTCCTCATTGAGACACACCCACCTCTCTTCTGGAGCTACATGGACAGAGGAATTCAAAAAGGTTGCAGGTAAGATGTGGGCAATTAAAGCTAATGCAAATGTATTGGCCTGAATGGTTAAGATGACAAGAAATCTTTATAATCTCACAGttaatgaaagtttttttttattcttattggAGCATTTTATAAGGAAAAACATTCCTGTTGCGATTCCCTGAATTGGAtcaaataaatgtcacaaacgtttttaaagtaaaatatgaaacCTTACGTTGGTCTTTTGGCTCCTGCTATTTTCTAAATTGTCAGAGTTAATCATTAAATTAATGATCGCTCTGAATAAGATCGCTGCCGGTGGAAAATATGTCCTCAGACGCTGCAACAGGCTCTGTGAGAAATGACTCCACCGTATGCAGTCACTGACGGAGCTTCGGCATATGGCCACCATCATTCTCTCCAAGCcacctgtttgtgtgtttgtcaaCCGAAACAACAAACAGGTTGTAAGTTGcttacagcttttaaaaaaatataagatgTGTGAATGTTGGTAAAATCCTTATTCTTTTCACCTCTCTGActgatttgtgaaaataaaaggcTGTTTGTTCTGATATTGCACTTATTAATAAAGCTTATTTTCACAACCTGAGCAGTGTGTATTGTTTGGAGACTGCATATTTTCTCTCTTGCATTTCCCTGCTCTTTTCCCACTGGGATGTCTTGGATTTAATTCGTCATCTGTTTCAGTCTAGACACCATCTGGTTGAAAGGACAGAGCCTCACATTTTCATCTCCTTTTTAGTTCATGTGCATATACATAAAAACTTAATCATTAAGTTTCTTTGAACATCTCTATGTTGACTGAATATGTTCTTGTTAATTTAGTTTCAATCCTCTGCTACAACATTTTGTGACTAATAAACCTTTAATTTCTCAACCCCTCTATCAGTCATGTCTCTCTAGATAACAGCTGCTGTACAATTTTTGGGGGTCGATCAGCTCTTGTCACTATGGCAGCAGCTGGTGAAAACATTTGAGGTAAACTGGTCAAACCTAAGTTTAATGAAcctaaataaagtatttttttaaaaaataatttgagattcatgaaacatttattgtaagttaaaaaaaaaacaacaacccccCCCCAGCCCTTTCTCCCCTGAAAACAGTGTTTTAagtgttcttgttttttgttgctattgGACTGAGATTGCTGTTGTGCAAGAGACAATAGTGTTTTAAGCTTCATATGGTAATTATAGCCAGGTGGGAGAGCGGTAAAGCAGTAGCAGCACCACCATGAGGGAGTTTAAGCAGTTGTTATATTACAAACTTACATTGCTTTAAACATGAACGAGTTATCTTCCTGGCAAGACCTGACATGGTGGGACAAAGGAAGGATCTGACAAATTACTAACTGAACTGAGTCAAATATTTTGAGGAGGTGATTAGTGAAATAGAAGCAGGTGGCAGATTGTTAACAGGCTACGGGAAAGAGCCGAGATTAAACTGAAGATGGCTAAGCAGAGACAACACAGAGAAgcactaaaaacagaaaactacacTATCCACAATCAGTGTTTAATCCAACGCAGACTCAAACCCCTGAACCAAAAGGTAACATAGAAAACTACGAACATATTACCACAGTAAACATAATTAAAAGTCTTCTCTTTGTGCAAGAGAAGACTTTGTGCTTCTCTTGCACAAAGTCTGCAGAGAAGAAAGTGTCTCTGCTTAAAAACACAAGTCAAATGGTACCACATCTGTGTGGTAGTTAGGGAGTCTCTGAGTTGTGATGCTAGATTTATTTGACAAGTCCAAAATGTTTGGTGGCATTGTGACTTAGCTGAAGAGCCACAGTATCTGAGAAAGGAGATgctggaatgtttttttttttttttccccgtaTCTTTTTATGCTAATGAGTTGTAAGGCAGATCTGCAGTAAGTACCTCCAAGGGATCTGGGGATTATGGAGAACACCTTCTGAGCCAGAGGCGATAACAAAAGAAGAGACATGCATGTAAATGTTCAGATGCTCTTATCTGTGCATTCCTTTGCTGTGACATCAAATAAGTATGCAGAAGGTTTCTCAGTCCCCTGGTCTGTTAACAATGCAAATCAGTGTCTCAATGTTAGCCACTGTCACAGTTCAGTGAACGTCTCTTCATCATGTTGCCTGCATCCTGCAGGGGTTTGGACTCAGGAAAGACGTCTTCACACTGAGCAAATCATCATTCTGAGGAGAACAGAGCAGTTATGCGGCAAGAAGATGGTAATCCCACACTGAAAACCAATGCTTCAAAAGATCATTGACAAATTTTAAAGTTAGAAAGGACAAAAAGTTAATAGAAAAGCAGCTTTATTTGTTAATCTCTACATCAGTTCAAATGAAACTGAAGTGCATTTAAATATATCTTTGGAAAGAAGTAAATCGATCTGAATTACAGCAAGTGTGTGTAACTTGTTAAAATGATCTGTCTAAACACTGCACAGCCTTtatgcaacagaaaaatattaccaaaaaacagagaaatattaccaacaaacaaaaacatattatcAAATTTGGACTTTACTATGACTTCAActacaagaatattttttttttatatacgcGAAATAGTTTATTGTGTAGGTGAGGAAAATACATACATTATTTTTTAGAGAAAACTGCTGTAAGGGCTAAACTATGGGTTCGTTTTGACCAAATTACAGAGTTTAGTTGGCCAGCTGACATGGGCAATAGATCAAatagtctttgtaaacaaaatgtgtggGATGTATGTTACTAGAGTTTGCTTATCCCTTTAGTCATTGTCTCTCTAAATGGAAATTGTATCATTTTATAGAGGtaaagatgaagatgaaagCTTACGCACTTTTTAAGTGATTAAGGTGAAAATAAGAGTGAGGTTCAGTTACAGCTGGACAGCCGAATGAAAGAGCTATGACGACTGAACAACAAatagacaaatttattttagtccATCTTGAGTCTTTTCCTGAGCAGCCCAGCACCTGCCAGTTTGTACTGTTGCCAGGCGGCCCTTCTGACAGCCAGCCAATAGTCTCACAGTAAATCCTGCAGCTCTGTTTACTTAACGGTCATCCTGGTGATTAGATCAGCTACATTAATCTTTTAAAGGTTGCTATTTGCATCTCTGCAGTGATTATTTTCCGTCAGGATACAGCTAGAATTAACGACTCAACATCTGGATGGCTATAACTCACTGTGGCTGGCCATGACTATTGGCTGGCTGTTATTTGGATGTAAACAGTGATTAGGTCATAAACAGCATTAAAGTCAGACCTTGGCATTAAAAGTGTATGTGCACTTTCGCCATCTActggttaaaaatgaaaacaggacGACTATATTTTCTGCTTGAATTATGTTTGTGtaattttcttaataaaaactttcacaTACAATTGTCTGcataaaaagtcaaagtaaaagttGTCATGGTAAAATGGCATTGcttaaatttatatttgaacGCTATTTATGTAAGTTGTGGACTCCTACGATCCTGTatgtttcagatgtttggtTGGAGTTTAACTGTGAGTTCAACTGTTTCTcagaaactgacatttaaaacCTCTATAATGGAAACATTTAGCTACACTAAGGTCCCAAGAAGatgaaatttagaaaataaagattaaaaaaacaaattaataattccTAAATGATTGCACTTGTGAGGATTTGTAATAACAACCTCAAtagcagaggggaaaaaaattgggAATAGCTTTTTATTGCTAACAGCTGTTATGTGTCGAGCAAAACCAACCAACTCTCAAATCTTACTGGTACTAAAGCTCACAAATGCACCTTTGTTGGGTGTGATGTCATTTCCAGATTCAAATTTCAAATTCTGTTGTAACTGGATTATATCTTAAAGAGTCACCAGCAATTGATCATTGTTCAATGTCAGCTGCTACGATCAGAACCAGACAAGCACCACACAACCCAGTTTAAGAACTACTCTTCAAACCAAGACGATGCAGATGTAGAACAGAACTTTGCAATAATGAATTTCCCTTGTGGCCACATGATGGTGCTGTTGCTCCctatttaaaaagctttttgctGCCATACAAACTACATTACATGGTTGCTATCAGAATTTGCCAAATGTCTCTGCACAGTGATTTAATCTGTGCACATAGTTGTGCAGACAATGCACAGCTCAttgaaaaatgatgaaaaagcaGAAGCAACACTAAGTTAACATTAAGTCTGCAGCAGTATAAGTTGGAAGTAAAATACTGCACTATTGTTCACGGACAGAACTTATTCAACTTCAGATTTTAGTGGAAATGTGTGGAAATCTGAAATTACTCTCTGATGCTGTTACCCGAATCATGAAGACAATTGTTAATTATCTTCTCCTGAGTGTGTTTGAGCACAGCCAGATATAAAAACAGCTGAGCGAGTCTAGCAGGTAGGGGGTGATTTATTTCCGTTGATTTGGTTGTGGCAAAAACAACCAGGCTTTTGGGTCAAAAATGGGTAATAGTTTCCTTGTGATTGTTGAACGtatttgttgtaaatataaTGTTTCTAAGATGATGGTTAAAtgtatagttgtttttttttcccagcaaacAAAGCACTGATTGCGTATGCTCACCAGAGCTCTGGATCATTCAATGCTGCAGCTACAAATGCTGCTGTGGAGGTTCTGACTGctcagggctgcacagtggaagTCTCTGACCTGTGTGCCATGAGTTTTAAAGCCACTGCTACAGCTGAGGACATCAAAGGTATGAATAAACACAGGATTCTCAAATGTTGTGCTTTATTAATGCCAGAAGAACCTTTCATGCACAGGAGACTTGAAGAATGCTGAGAACTTCTGTTATCTTGATGAATCCAAACTTGCATGGGAGCAAGGAAAACTTTCAGATGACATCACAAAGGAACAAGCTAAACTAGCTGAGGCAGATTTGGTCATCTTTCAGGTAAAGCATTCCTAACAGCAGTGCATTGTGGCAAGACATCACAACCTACTTACTGTAGTCCCTCTTTCAATTCCCCATGTACTGGTTCAGTGTTCCTGGCATCCTGAAGGGCTGGCTTGATCGGGTGCTCACCAATGGCTTTGCCTTTTCACAAGAGAAACCCTACAGCCTGGAAACCTTCAAGGTGAGAGTCCAATGAAGGGGAAGATGAAACTTGAGGTTCCAGAGACTGGAGGATAATCCACATTGCTTAAAGTCCAGAGTGAAATTTTCAGTTATG
This genomic window contains:
- the LOC114148978 gene encoding ribosyldihydronicotinamide dehydrogenase [quinone]-like is translated as MANKALIAYAHQSSGSFNAAATNAAVEVLTAQGCTVEVSDLCAMSFKATATAEDIKGDLKNAENFCYLDESKLAWEQGKLSDDITKEQAKLAEADLSLFQFPMYWFSVPGILKGWLDRVLTNGFAFSQEKPYSLETFKVRVQ